From the genome of Pseudomonas sp. WJP1:
CGCTGTCATGCAAAAGTTTTTGCACCGCCGCCTCGGAATGTGGAGGGTCAGCGCCTTGCAGGATTTTCCCAAGCTTGACCTTCACTTCCTCCGGGCTGGCTCCATGCTGGCGCCAGCGTTGTCCCCAGGCAGCAAGCAGTAACGGCTGGCTGGCATAAGCATACTGATTGCCCGCAACAATCAGCGGCGCATCAGGTTTGAGATGAGATCGAATGGCTCGCAGGATCTGTCGCTTGGCCTCATCCCCATCGAGATGATGGAGCACGCCGATCAAGGTCGCTGCATCGTAGGACTCGTCTGCCGCCAGGTCTTCCACGTGGCCATGATGCAGGGTGGTTCTTTCAAGCAGGTTGTTGGCCTCCAGCTGCTGCTTCGCCGCCGCCAGCATCGGCTCGGACGGATCAACGGCTATGAAGCGCCAACCCGGCTCAAGCCTGGCCATCGCGATGATTTCCTGCGCAGTACCGCCAGCGCCAACCACCAGTACTTTTGCCGTACCGGTGTTGCCCAGGCTTGCCGCCAGCATGCAAGCAGCCAGGTCCTGGCAGGCGTCATACCCTGCCAGCGCGATACGGCTCTGTCGTGCGTACTCGTCGGCTCGTGACGTATCGAATTTTTCGGCAGCGTTCGAAGGGGATGATTTCAAGGCGGTTCTCCATGTCCTGAAATCAAAACTACTTCACACCAGGCAATAATAAAAATTCATTAATTTTATGTCATGCATTCCTGAAAGGAATGCATGACTCGAAGGATTACTCTCGTTCGGCACGATCAAAACCAAGCCCCGAAGGGTTCGGGGCTTGATGAGTCAGACCGCATCAGGGCTTGCGGCCTCCACCTCCGCTCATCCCACCGTCATTGCGTCCCTTGTCAGATTGATCGCGATCAAGATTGCTGTCGCGTCCGCTACCTTGCCCAGTGCTGGACGATTGGTCAGCCCTGTTGGCTTGTTGTCCACCTGAAGCCTGGCCGCCTCTTTGGCCTGGTTTGGACATGTTTTCCTTATCGTCGGCAAATTCGCCGCCGCGATTGCCTTGCCCGCCTCCGGACATGCGATCGCTATCGCGCGTTTGTTGTCCACCGGAAGCCTGACCGCCTTTTTTACCGGCTTCATTAGTCTTGTCCCAGTCACTGCCGGGATTTTTATTTCCTGTATTGGCCATTTTCATTCACCTCTACATCGTTGGCACGAGCTTGGGCTCGTATACGTCGGAGGACGCACAAAACAGAAAGTTTGAACGGAAATATCGCGCTCGCGACGAGTGGATTCGGGCATTTGGTTCCATCGAAAACGGACGCATTCGATGGACGGCGAGAGCTCATGAGGCGGCAAGAAGATCAAAAGCCAAAGCAACAGCGAGGCGGCCTGACAGCCAACCTGATTGCAGGTGTCCCCGCTTTCCCCTGTGGGAGCCAGCCTGCTGGCGATGGACTTCCAGGCGACGCGTTCATCCAGACAAGGCGCGTTATCGTTGACGTCCATCGCCAGCAGGCTGGCTCCCACAGGGAATCAGGTGCAGCAATAAAAGTCAGGTCGGCTTTAAGGCCGCCTCGCTTTTGTTTTTGATCTGGGTGCCCCGTTAACCACGATGGCCGAACGCAGGCATTGCGCAGTGGGGAAACCGGCAGGACGCCGGTTTAGCCGCGCTGGGCCATGGATGGCCCATCGCGGCGACCCACGGAGCAATGCCGGAGAGAGGGCATGCCGAGCCTAAGCGAGGCACCGAGTGGTGGGGCAAAGCCTTTTGGTTCCTTTTTGGCGTTTGAAAAAGGGACTCGCCGTAAGGGCGAAACCATAAGTGGCCGTTACCGCAGCAACGGATATGTACACAGACAGCAAGGACCAACGTTGGTATTGGCGCCGACGGAGGTAGTCACATGAGGCGCCCATCTGCAACAGTTTCAAGATCAGACGCCCGATGTTTACTAGACTTGATATCGCATGGAAGTCTTCCACGCCCCACAGGTAATCAATCGATGACTGAACACATCGTGCATTTTCATTGCCAAATCGATCAGGGCACCACTGAGCGCTTCCGCGACTGCTGCCTCGAAGCCATCGAACAAGGCGCCACCTCCCTGCTACTCAACCTGTCAACGTGTGGGGGGAGCACCAACTTTGGCTTCACCCTCTACACCTTCCTGAAGTCACTGCCGGTACCGCTGTGCGCGATCAACGCAGGCAATATCGAGTCAATGGGCATCATCATGTTCCTGGCGGCAGGCCGGCGTATCACTTCACCCCACTCACGCTTCCTGATTCACCCGATGAACTGGTACTTCAGCCAAAAATCGGTCGACCATCAGCGCCTGCGTGAATACCTGTCGAGCCTCGACAACGACCTTGCGCGCTACGTGAAGATCTTCACCCTCGAAACGGCGGACGCAGAGACCAAGCTCGACATTTTCCATTGCCTTTCAGCCGAAGAAAAAGTCATCGCTGCACACGAATCCCTGGCCTACGGCATTGCCCATGAAATGAAGCAGATGATGTTCGCCGATGATGTCAAACACTGGAAAGTCAGCGGTGGATGAACCGGGCGCACGGCCATGGATCTGATATTCCTGGGTACCTCATCAGGCGTTCCGACCCGAAATCGAAATGTGAGTGGCACCGCGCTCATAGAGTCCTCTGGCGGGGGCTGGTACCTGGTAGATTGCGGTGAAGCCACGCAGCATCAAGTGATGCGCACCCCGCTGTCTTTACAAGCGCTGCGCGGATGCTTCATCACCCATGTCCATGGCGATCATTGCTTCGGCTTGCCCGGCTTGCTGGCCAGCGCCGGCATGTCGGGCCGTGTCGAACCACTGGATATCGTGATGCCGGTTGCGCTCCATCCCTGGCTACGCCTGAGCCTGACCGTCAGCAAATCCTGGCTGCCCTTCGAATTGCACCTGCATGCGAGCGAAACCTTCGATGGCTGGCAAAATGCAACGGTTCAGGTCGACAGCGTTGCCCTCTCCCATCGCGTTCCGAGCCAGGGCTTTGTTTTTACCGAATCGGATCCTCATCCGCGACTGGATACCCAACGCCTGGAGGCCGAAGGGATTCCCCGTGGGCCGATGTGGGGCGAGTTGGCCCATGGACGTGAGGTTGAACACGCCGGGCGCCTGTTTCGCGCCGAGCAATTTCTGCGCCCTGCGCGCCCCGCTCAACGCATTATCATCTGCGGCGATAACGATACCCCCGAGCTGTTGGCGCAAGTGGCCGACGGTGCCGATGTGCTGGTACATGAAGCGACCTTCACCCAGGCATTGATCGATCACAATCAGGAGGCTTACGGGCACAGCAGTGCCGCCGCCGTGGCGCGTTTCGCCGAGTTGGCAGGCATTCCCAACCTCGTTCTGACTCACTTCAGCGCACGCTACCAGGACAATCCCGAGCGAAGTCCGTCCATCGAAGACATCTACAAGGAAGCCGCAGCGCACTTCACCGGCAAGCTATTGCTGGCTCGGGATCTGCAGCGCTATCACCTCGACCGGGACGGTCGATTGGACGTCGTTATGGGCCGTTTGGCGTAAGGGTGATCGATTCTTCACTTGCACATTACATATGGATATCCGTATATTTGATTATCCATATGTAATAGGCTACTGCAATGATCACCCCTCCCGAGGTATTCAAGAGCCTGGCTGACGAGACGCGTACCCGCGCCACCCTGCTGATCGCCAATCAGGGCGAGCTGTGTGTCTGCGAGCTGATGTGCGCCCTGGACGACAGCCAACCGAAGATCAGCCGCCATCTCGCGCAACTGCGCAGCAGCGGACTGCTGCTCGATCGCCGTCAGGGGCAGTGGGTTTACTACCGTCTCAATCCGGACCTGCCCGCCTGGGTGCACGAAATCTTGCAGGTTACCTTGAAGGCCAATTCCGATTGGCTGCAGAACAATGCTTCGCGCCTGCAGAACATGGACGGACGTCCTGTGCGTGATGCCGCCTGTTGCTGAATCCCTGATCGAGTGAATTTTCAATGCTGGTTGCCGCTTCTGTTTTTGTCTTCACCCTCATACTGGTCATCTGGCAACCCAAGGGGCTCGGCGTCGGCTGGAGTGCCTCTGCCGGTGCGCTGATCGCGTTGGCGGTGGGTGCCGTATCGCTGCAGGATATTCCCACGGTGTGGGCCATCGTCTGGAACGCCACCGCTACCTTTATCGCCATCATCGTTATCAGCCTGTTGCTGGATGAAGCCGGCTTCTTCAAATGGGCCGCCCTGCATGTGGCGCGCTGGGCGAACGGCAGCGGCTACCGGTTGTTCGCCTTTTGCGTGCTGCTGGGCGCGGCGGTCTCCGCGCTGTTTGCCAACGACGGCGCGGCGCTGATCCTGACGCCCATTGTCATGTCCATGCTGCTGGCGCTGCGGTTCTCGCCTGCCGCGACCCTGGCCTTCGTGATGGCCGCCGGATTCATTGCCGACACCGCCAGCCTGCCACTGGTGGTGTCTAACCTGGTGAACATCGTGTCCGCCGATTACTTCGGGCTGGGCTTCGCCGAGTACGCCTGGGTGATGGTGCCGGTCAATCTGGTCAGCGTCGCCGCCACCTTGCTGATGCTCTTTTTGTACTTCCGCCGGGACTTGCCGCCGCGCTATTCAGTCGAGGCCTTGCAGACGCCTGCAACGGCGATTCACGATCCCGCCACCTTCTTCGTGGGTGGGTGGATCCTGGTTGTCCTGCTGCTCGGCCTGTTCGTCCTC
Proteins encoded in this window:
- a CDS encoding metalloregulator ArsR/SmtB family transcription factor, which encodes MITPPEVFKSLADETRTRATLLIANQGELCVCELMCALDDSQPKISRHLAQLRSSGLLLDRRQGQWVYYRLNPDLPAWVHEILQVTLKANSDWLQNNASRLQNMDGRPVRDAACC
- a CDS encoding class I SAM-dependent methyltransferase, yielding MKSSPSNAAEKFDTSRADEYARQSRIALAGYDACQDLAACMLAASLGNTGTAKVLVVGAGGTAQEIIAMARLEPGWRFIAVDPSEPMLAAAKQQLEANNLLERTTLHHGHVEDLAADESYDAATLIGVLHHLDGDEAKRQILRAIRSHLKPDAPLIVAGNQYAYASQPLLLAAWGQRWRQHGASPEEVKVKLGKILQGADPPHSEAAVQKLLHDSGFGDTTRFFSSLFWGAWLTCKTPI
- a CDS encoding ATP-dependent Clp protease proteolytic subunit, translating into MTEHIVHFHCQIDQGTTERFRDCCLEAIEQGATSLLLNLSTCGGSTNFGFTLYTFLKSLPVPLCAINAGNIESMGIIMFLAAGRRITSPHSRFLIHPMNWYFSQKSVDHQRLREYLSSLDNDLARYVKIFTLETADAETKLDIFHCLSAEEKVIAAHESLAYGIAHEMKQMMFADDVKHWKVSGG
- a CDS encoding ribonuclease Z; translation: MDLIFLGTSSGVPTRNRNVSGTALIESSGGGWYLVDCGEATQHQVMRTPLSLQALRGCFITHVHGDHCFGLPGLLASAGMSGRVEPLDIVMPVALHPWLRLSLTVSKSWLPFELHLHASETFDGWQNATVQVDSVALSHRVPSQGFVFTESDPHPRLDTQRLEAEGIPRGPMWGELAHGREVEHAGRLFRAEQFLRPARPAQRIIICGDNDTPELLAQVADGADVLVHEATFTQALIDHNQEAYGHSSAAAVARFAELAGIPNLVLTHFSARYQDNPERSPSIEDIYKEAAAHFTGKLLLARDLQRYHLDRDGRLDVVMGRLA
- a CDS encoding arsenic transporter, with the translated sequence MLVAASVFVFTLILVIWQPKGLGVGWSASAGALIALAVGAVSLQDIPTVWAIVWNATATFIAIIVISLLLDEAGFFKWAALHVARWANGSGYRLFAFCVLLGAAVSALFANDGAALILTPIVMSMLLALRFSPAATLAFVMAAGFIADTASLPLVVSNLVNIVSADYFGLGFAEYAWVMVPVNLVSVAATLLMLFLYFRRDLPPRYSVEALQTPATAIHDPATFFVGGWILVVLLLGLFVLEPLGVPISAVAAACAAILFAVAAKGHRISTRRVLREAPWHVVVFSLGMYLVVYGLKNAGLTDSLTHVLDRLAELGLWGATLGTGLLAALLSSVMNNMPSVLIGALSIQASGAEGIVREAMIYANIIGCDLGPKITPIGSLATLLWLHVLERKGMRITWGYYFKVGIVLTLPILLITLSALALRLSLSL
- a CDS encoding stress protein; the protein is MKMANTGNKNPGSDWDKTNEAGKKGGQASGGQQTRDSDRMSGGGQGNRGGEFADDKENMSKPGQRGGQASGGQQANRADQSSSTGQGSGRDSNLDRDQSDKGRNDGGMSGGGGRKP